The following proteins come from a genomic window of Gossypium raimondii isolate GPD5lz chromosome 5, ASM2569854v1, whole genome shotgun sequence:
- the LOC128041144 gene encoding receptor-like protein EIX2, which produces MDSSFSIKSNKALLLQVRAGFPVGSDSNGLPLVLEYLDISLQNFDSLPSWFWDKFRGLPYINMSFNQISGTFPNNSIHIIQLDLSSNNFSGPLPLFSLEFGVIGTINLSKNKFNGSVSPICNVNDEGSLELLDLSNNQFSGVVPDCFGSFTPLTALNLGDNSFSGSLPSSLGSLISLEMLSLRGNKFSSITFIFLNCAKLKFLDLSDNELSEKYRVDRSKLSSLVFLAFKGTSSREGFPINFVD; this is translated from the coding sequence ATGGATTCCTCCTTTTCAATTAAGTCAAACAAAGCTTTGCTCTTGCAAGTTAGGGCTGGTTTCCCAGTTGGCTCGGACTCAAATGGACTTCCTCTGGTTTTGGAATACCTTGATATTTCACTTCAGAATTTTGATTCTCTTCCTTCTTGGTTTTGGGACAAATTTCGTGGATTACCGTACATAAACATGTCTTTCAATCAGATCAGTGGTACTTTTCCAAATAACTCTATCCACATAATCCAACTAGATCTAAGCTCTAATAATTTCTCAGGACCATTACCACTTTTTTCTTTAGAATTTGGTGTTATCGGGACCATTAACCTGTCCAAAAACAAGTTTAATGGTTCAGTCTCTCCAATTTGCAATGTTAATGATGAAGGCTCTTTGGAATTGCTTGATCtctcaaataatcaattttctgGAGTGGTTCCAGACTGTTTTGGAAGTTTCACGCCTTTAACAGCTTTGAATTTGGGTGATAATAGTTTCTCAGGCTCACTTCCAAGCTCCTTAGGATCTCTGATTTCTCTTGAAATGCTAAGTTTACGTGGTAATAAATTCTCGAGTATTACCTTCATCTTTCTGAATTGTGCCAAGTTAAAATTTCTCGACTTGAGTGATAATGAATTATCGGAGAAATACCGTGTGGATCGGTCGAAGCTTTCATCGTTGGTTTTCTTAGCCTTCAAGGGAACCAGTTCAAGGGAAGGATTCCCCATCAACTTTGTGGATTGA
- the LOC128041145 gene encoding receptor-like protein EIX1, producing MPFLWETEECCFWHGVKCNSLTGYVEILDFSLKSWVVAGMISPSLLKLHHLTSLNFNSNDFNGSLIPEFFGSLKKLKLLDLSNANFRGPVPSLLGNLSMLETLRLGGYLSFTNLSNANDWSQVISHLPLLQILSLRHCDLPSISSSSLSLANSSTSLTYLDLSDNNLPSSAIYPWLFNVSSNLVSLDLSSNQLKGPIPEAFGNMKAIQELYLSDNLLVLAENQVRGDSGSNEIGKLPDLRVLDLGYNLVNGSISKSIGQLSNCMSCGLRKFF from the exons ATGCCCTTTTTATGGGAAACTGAGGAGTGCTGTTTTTGGCATGGCGTCAAATGCAACAGCCTTACGGGATACGTCGAAATTCTCGATTTTAGCTTGAAATCTTGGGTTGTAGCAGGTATGATTAGCCCTTCACTTCTTAAACTACATCATTTAACTTCTTTAAATTTCAACAGTAATGATTTTAATGGAAGTCTCATCCCAGAGTTTTTTGGTTccttgaaaaaattgaaattactGGATCTCTCCAATGCTAATTTTAGAGGTCCAGTTCCTTCTCTACTTGGAAACCTTTCAATGTTGGAAACTCTTAGATTGGGTG GTTATCTCAGTTTCACTAACCTGAGCAATGCCAATGATTGGTCTCAAGTCATTAGCCACCTTCCTTTGCTCCAAATACTAAGTCTAAGACATTGTGATCTTCCAAGCATATCTTCTTCATCACTTTCCCTTGCCAACTCTTCTACATCTCTCACCTATCTCGATCTCTCTGATAATAATCTCCCTTCTTCTGCCATATATCCATGGTTGTTTAATGTTAGCAGCAACCTTGTCTCACTTGACCTCTCAAGTAACCAGTTGAAAGGTCCAATTCCAGAAGCTTTCGGGAACATGAAGGCTATTCAAGAACTTTATCTAAGTGATAATCTTTTGGTACTAGCTGAGAATCAAGTTAGGGGCGATTCAGGGTCGAATGAAATCGGAAAACTACCAGATTTGAGGGTTCTAGATCTTGGGTACAACCTTGTAAATGGATCCATAAGCAAAAGCATTGGACAACTTTCCAACTGCATGTCTTGCGGCTTGCGGAAATTCTTTTGA
- the LOC105766730 gene encoding receptor-like protein EIX1 produces MMINTMSSKSSHKLVLVFAIYCLLLQEKCTKASVKLLCKDSERRALLEFKHSLQAMDSSGDDALFLWETEECCFWHGVECNSLTGYVEILDFSLQSWVVAGKILQKIGHLRQLEVLDLSRNKFSGNIPTSLSELTFLSILDLSYNDLTGKIPTSTQLQSFDPSSFSHNRGLCGPPISPNCSMVEPPPGKPAVGGEEDSDEFMKWFYAGMGLGFAVGFWGFCSVVFFKRSWRHSYYRYLDSAKDWVYVSFVLLKARLVRRIKGLSTRSD; encoded by the exons ATGATGATTAATACAATGTCAAGTAAGAGTTCTCATAAACTTGTTTTAGTTTTTGCAATATATTGTCTGCTTCTTCAGGAGAAATGTACCAAAGCTAGCGTGAAACTATTGTGCAAAGACAGTGAAAGAAGAGCTCTACTTGAATTTAAGCACAGCCTTCAAGCCATGGATTCGTCAGGCGACGATGCCCTTTTTTTATGGGAAACTGAGGAGTGCTGTTTTTGGCATGGCGTCGAATGCAACAGCCTTACGGGATACGTCGAAATTCTCGATTTTAGCTTGCAATCTTGGGTTGTAGCAG GAAAAATTCTTCAAAAGATTGGGCATCTAAGACAACTAGAGGTGCTTGACCTGTCAAGAAACAAGTTTTCAGGAAATATCCCAACGAGCTTGTCTGAATTAACATTTCTAAGTATCTTGGACTTGTCTTACAATGACTTGACTGGAAAAATTCCAACCAGCACTCAACTACAGAGCTTTGATCCTTCATCATTTTCTCATAATAGAGGACTTTGTGGTCCTCCGATTTCACCGAATTGCTCAATGGTGGAACCACCTCCCGGCAAACCTGCAGTAGGAGGTGAAGAAGATTCTGATGAGTTCATGAAATGGTTTTACGCTGGCATGGGACTTGGATTTGCGGTCGGGTTCTGGGGGTTTTGCAGTGTTGTGTTCTTCAAGCGTTCGTGGAGGCATTCATATTATCGTTACTTGGATAGTGCAAAGGATTGGGTTTatgtttcatttgttttgctgAAAGCAAGGCTTGTGAGGAGAATCAAAGGTCTTTCAACAAG gTCTGATTAG